The Penaeus chinensis breed Huanghai No. 1 chromosome 39, ASM1920278v2, whole genome shotgun sequence genome has a segment encoding these proteins:
- the LOC125046785 gene encoding rho-related BTB domain-containing protein 1-like isoform X2 — protein sequence MDNEQPHQELVKCVVVGDTAVGKTRLICARAYNKQFSLSQLLNTHVPTVFAIDQYRIYKEVLERSCVVVDGVNVSLRLWDTFGDHDKDRRFAYGRSDVVLLCFSVANPVSLRNCRVMWYPEIRRFCPNTPILLVGCKNDLRYICKDEQYLSYCRDRSPLVRPVRECDLVMPCEGRAVAREIGVEYYETSVLTYFGVNEIFDNVIRAALISRRQQRFWMTNLKRVQRPTLQVPFCPPKPKVQDPSTVGSTLREDFHCLLTSAAFTDLVLVAGGGPTAGGTIVHAHRFLVASASTAFHKLLMTDLSDCVTTRRSSDSSMLSGTFGDTNLGNFNSDTECLLGNDHSLQRPARFVLKAVSSSSRLREAVKRRSSMQTLPQEQHPGIHRELNHAAFQAISIEQWDDRGSDRNSSDRSPRQSPAWVPVQTVVQLSKLVSNSALRIIVHFLYTGTIFCRECHLPTVELSELKQAAEFLELPELQTYVTNLMNKEEFLNNDLSQQYLQMLCGRLKELCLEGGLFSDVLFQLEDGTASVHRPLLMSRCDMMHAMFSGDFRESNAKVITFPGVKLRTFQVLLQYLYTDTIPTLKTRECLPIVELGNRLCLPRLISLVENEIIDLFQRVIQAGGDVSEDCIYLLEPLQMHNAHQLVEWCLTCMATNYNHVCNKHAKQLRSLHPENQAYLNRHRWPPVWYLKDYDYYERCLVERQREENPIKPLKRSRNTAGCLCFTSKSRRNAEKQNYRTIPYETCGWYCWPWIEHLL from the exons ATGGATAATGAACAGCCGCATCAGGAACTGGTGAAATGTGTGGTTGTGGGAGACACAGCGGTGGGCAAGACCCGCCTTATCTGCGCTCGGGCCTACAACAAgcagttctctctctcacagctGCTCAACACACATGTGCCCACTGTCTTTGCCATCGACCAGTACAGGATATACAAGGAG GTTTTGGAACGGTCTTGTGTGGTAGTTGACGGTGTGAATGTCTCCCTACGATTATGGGACACCTTTGGGGACCATGACAAAGACCGACGTTTTGCCTACGGCAG GTCAGATGTGGTGCTGCTATGTTTCTCCGTGGCAAACCCAGTGTCTCTGCGAAACTGCCGGGTCATGTGGTACCCAGAGATCCGGCGTTTCTGCCCCAACACTCCAATCCTCCTTGTGGGCTGCAAGAATGACCTTAGATATATTTGTAAAGATGAGCAGTACTTGAGCTATTGTCGAGACAGGTCACCTCTCGTTAG ACCAGTCCGAGAGTGTGACCTGGTCATGCCATGTGAGGGAAGAGCAGTTGCCCGTGAGATTGGTGTAGAATACTATGAGACATCGGTGCTTACTTACTTTGGGGTAAATGAGATATTTGACAATGTGATTCGAGCCGCCCTCATATCCCGGAGACAACAGCGCTTCTGGATGACCAACCTCAAGCGCGTCCAGCGACCTACGTTACAG GTGCCTTTCTGCCCGCCCAAGCCCAAGGTTCAGGATCCTTCTACTGTTGGGAGCACATTGCGTGAGGATTTCCACTGTCTTCTCACAAGCGCTGCCTTCACAGACCTGGTGCTGGTTGCTGGAGGTGGACCCACGGCTGGGGGCACCATTGTCCATGCTCATAG GTTTTTGGTGGCCTCTGCATCAACTGCCTTCCATAAGCTGCTCATGACTGACCTCTCTGACTGTGTTACTACACGCCGCAGCTCAGATTCGAGCATG TTGAGTGGAACATTTGGTGATACCAACCTTGGGAACTTCAACTCTGATACTGAATGTCTCCTTGGTAATGATCATAGTCTGCAACGCCCAGCAAGGTTCGTATTAAAAGCTGTTTCTTCATCCAG TCGCCTTCGGGAGGCTGTAAAGAGGAGATCAAGTATGCAGACTTTACCCCAAGAACAACACCCGGGTATTCACAGAGAACTTAACCATGCAGCCTTCCAAGCCATTAGTATAGAACAA TGGGATGACAGAGGTAGTGACAGAAATTCTTCAGATCGTAGCCCACGCCAGTCCCCAGCCTGGGTCCCAGTTCAGACAGTAGTGCAACTCAGTAAGCTAGTGAGCAATTCTGCTTTACGTATTATTGTACATTTCCTCTACACGGGCACAATCTTCTGCCGTGAATGCCATCTGCCAACAGTGGAGCTTAGCGAACTGAAGCAAGCAGCAGAGTTCTTAGAATTGCCTGAACTCCAGACATATGTTACCAACCTAATGAACAAGGAGGAGTTCCTCAATAACGACCTCTCTCAGCAGTACCTGCAG ATGTTGTGTGGTCGACTAAAGGAACTGTGCTTAGAAGGTGGACTCTTCTCAGATGTCCTTTTCCAGTTAGAAGATGGCACAGCCTCTGTCCACAGACCTCTGCTCATGTCGCGCTGTGACATGATGCATGCCATGTTCTCTGGAGACTTCAGAGAAAGCAATGCCAAAGTG ATTACCTTCCCGGGTGTAAAGCTCAGAACGTTCCAGGTCCTGTTACAGTACTTGTATACTGACACTATACCCACACTCAAGACCAGAGAATGTCTTCCCATTGTGGAGCTGGGCAACCGCTTGTGTCTTCCTCGTCTCATATCATTGGTCGAAAACGAGATCATTGATCTTTTCCAGCGAGTGATACAGGCCGGCGGTGATGTCAGTGAGGATTGCATCTACCTTCTTGAGCCATTACAG ATGCACAATGCTCATCAGCTAGTGGAGTGGTGCCTCACATGTATGGCAACAAACTACAACCACGTCTGTAACAAGCATGCAAAGCAATTGCGTTCACTCCACCCAGAAAATCAGGCATATTTGAATAGACATCGATGGCCTCCTGTCTG GTACCTCAAAGACTATGATTATTATGAGAGGTGTTTAGTTGAGCGACAGCGAGAAGAAAACCCCATCAAACCCCTGAAGAGGTCTCGGAACACTGCTGGCTGTCTCTGCTTCACATCCAAGAGCCGCAGGAATGCAGAGAAACAAAACTATCGCACAAT ACCGTACGAGACCTGTGGATGGTACTGCTGGCCCTGGATAGAACATCTATTATGA
- the LOC125046785 gene encoding rho-related BTB domain-containing protein 1-like isoform X1: MDNEQPHQELVKCVVVGDTAVGKTRLICARAYNKQFSLSQLLNTHVPTVFAIDQYRIYKEVLERSCVVVDGVNVSLRLWDTFGDHDKDRRFAYGRSDVVLLCFSVANPVSLRNCRVMWYPEIRRFCPNTPILLVGCKNDLRYICKDEQYLSYCRDRSPLVRPVRECDLVMPCEGRAVAREIGVEYYETSVLTYFGVNEIFDNVIRAALISRRQQRFWMTNLKRVQRPTLQVPFCPPKPKVQDPSTVGSTLREDFHCLLTSAAFTDLVLVAGGGPTAGGTIVHAHRFLVASASTAFHKLLMTDLSDCVTTRRSSDSSMLSGTFGDTNLGNFNSDTECLLGNDHSLQRPARFVLKAVSSSSRLREAVKRRSSMQTLPQEQHPGIHRELNHAAFQAISIEQWDDRGSDRNSSDRSPRQSPAWVPVQTVVQLSKLVSNSALRIIVHFLYTGTIFCRECHLPTVELSELKQAAEFLELPELQTYVTNLMNKEEFLNNDLSQQYLQMLCGRLKELCLEGGLFSDVLFQLEDGTASVHRPLLMSRCDMMHAMFSGDFRESNAKVITFPGVKLRTFQVLLQYLYTDTIPTLKTRECLPIVELGNRLCLPRLISLVENEIIDLFQRVIQAGGDVSEDCIYLLEPLQMHNAHQLVEWCLTCMATNYNHVCNKHAKQLRSLHPENQAYLNRHRWPPVWYLKDYDYYERCLVERQREENPIKPLKRSRNTAGCLCFTSKSRRNAEKQNYRTIRAMDTLSLLRASLRRIRRWSPAS, translated from the exons ATGGATAATGAACAGCCGCATCAGGAACTGGTGAAATGTGTGGTTGTGGGAGACACAGCGGTGGGCAAGACCCGCCTTATCTGCGCTCGGGCCTACAACAAgcagttctctctctcacagctGCTCAACACACATGTGCCCACTGTCTTTGCCATCGACCAGTACAGGATATACAAGGAG GTTTTGGAACGGTCTTGTGTGGTAGTTGACGGTGTGAATGTCTCCCTACGATTATGGGACACCTTTGGGGACCATGACAAAGACCGACGTTTTGCCTACGGCAG GTCAGATGTGGTGCTGCTATGTTTCTCCGTGGCAAACCCAGTGTCTCTGCGAAACTGCCGGGTCATGTGGTACCCAGAGATCCGGCGTTTCTGCCCCAACACTCCAATCCTCCTTGTGGGCTGCAAGAATGACCTTAGATATATTTGTAAAGATGAGCAGTACTTGAGCTATTGTCGAGACAGGTCACCTCTCGTTAG ACCAGTCCGAGAGTGTGACCTGGTCATGCCATGTGAGGGAAGAGCAGTTGCCCGTGAGATTGGTGTAGAATACTATGAGACATCGGTGCTTACTTACTTTGGGGTAAATGAGATATTTGACAATGTGATTCGAGCCGCCCTCATATCCCGGAGACAACAGCGCTTCTGGATGACCAACCTCAAGCGCGTCCAGCGACCTACGTTACAG GTGCCTTTCTGCCCGCCCAAGCCCAAGGTTCAGGATCCTTCTACTGTTGGGAGCACATTGCGTGAGGATTTCCACTGTCTTCTCACAAGCGCTGCCTTCACAGACCTGGTGCTGGTTGCTGGAGGTGGACCCACGGCTGGGGGCACCATTGTCCATGCTCATAG GTTTTTGGTGGCCTCTGCATCAACTGCCTTCCATAAGCTGCTCATGACTGACCTCTCTGACTGTGTTACTACACGCCGCAGCTCAGATTCGAGCATG TTGAGTGGAACATTTGGTGATACCAACCTTGGGAACTTCAACTCTGATACTGAATGTCTCCTTGGTAATGATCATAGTCTGCAACGCCCAGCAAGGTTCGTATTAAAAGCTGTTTCTTCATCCAG TCGCCTTCGGGAGGCTGTAAAGAGGAGATCAAGTATGCAGACTTTACCCCAAGAACAACACCCGGGTATTCACAGAGAACTTAACCATGCAGCCTTCCAAGCCATTAGTATAGAACAA TGGGATGACAGAGGTAGTGACAGAAATTCTTCAGATCGTAGCCCACGCCAGTCCCCAGCCTGGGTCCCAGTTCAGACAGTAGTGCAACTCAGTAAGCTAGTGAGCAATTCTGCTTTACGTATTATTGTACATTTCCTCTACACGGGCACAATCTTCTGCCGTGAATGCCATCTGCCAACAGTGGAGCTTAGCGAACTGAAGCAAGCAGCAGAGTTCTTAGAATTGCCTGAACTCCAGACATATGTTACCAACCTAATGAACAAGGAGGAGTTCCTCAATAACGACCTCTCTCAGCAGTACCTGCAG ATGTTGTGTGGTCGACTAAAGGAACTGTGCTTAGAAGGTGGACTCTTCTCAGATGTCCTTTTCCAGTTAGAAGATGGCACAGCCTCTGTCCACAGACCTCTGCTCATGTCGCGCTGTGACATGATGCATGCCATGTTCTCTGGAGACTTCAGAGAAAGCAATGCCAAAGTG ATTACCTTCCCGGGTGTAAAGCTCAGAACGTTCCAGGTCCTGTTACAGTACTTGTATACTGACACTATACCCACACTCAAGACCAGAGAATGTCTTCCCATTGTGGAGCTGGGCAACCGCTTGTGTCTTCCTCGTCTCATATCATTGGTCGAAAACGAGATCATTGATCTTTTCCAGCGAGTGATACAGGCCGGCGGTGATGTCAGTGAGGATTGCATCTACCTTCTTGAGCCATTACAG ATGCACAATGCTCATCAGCTAGTGGAGTGGTGCCTCACATGTATGGCAACAAACTACAACCACGTCTGTAACAAGCATGCAAAGCAATTGCGTTCACTCCACCCAGAAAATCAGGCATATTTGAATAGACATCGATGGCCTCCTGTCTG GTACCTCAAAGACTATGATTATTATGAGAGGTGTTTAGTTGAGCGACAGCGAGAAGAAAACCCCATCAAACCCCTGAAGAGGTCTCGGAACACTGCTGGCTGTCTCTGCTTCACATCCAAGAGCCGCAGGAATGCAGAGAAACAAAACTATCGCACAAT AAGGGCCATGGACACCTTAAGCCTGTTGCGTGCGTCTTTGAGAAGGATCAGGAGATGGAGCCCTGCCAGCTAG
- the LOC125046785 gene encoding rho-related BTB domain-containing protein 1-like isoform X3 yields the protein MDNEQPHQELVKCVVVGDTAVGKTRLICARAYNKQFSLSQLLNTHVPTVFAIDQYRIYKEVLERSCVVVDGVNVSLRLWDTFGDHDKDRRFAYGRSDVVLLCFSVANPVSLRNCRVMWYPEIRRFCPNTPILLVGCKNDLRYICKDEQYLSYCRDRSPLVRPVRECDLVMPCEGRAVAREIGVEYYETSVLTYFGVNEIFDNVIRAALISRRQQRFWMTNLKRVQRPTLQVPFCPPKPKVQDPSTVGSTLREDFHCLLTSAAFTDLVLVAGGGPTAGGTIVHAHRFLVASASTAFHKLLMTDLSDCVTTRRSSDSSMLSGTFGDTNLGNFNSDTECLLGNDHSLQRPASRLREAVKRRSSMQTLPQEQHPGIHRELNHAAFQAISIEQWDDRGSDRNSSDRSPRQSPAWVPVQTVVQLSKLVSNSALRIIVHFLYTGTIFCRECHLPTVELSELKQAAEFLELPELQTYVTNLMNKEEFLNNDLSQQYLQMLCGRLKELCLEGGLFSDVLFQLEDGTASVHRPLLMSRCDMMHAMFSGDFRESNAKVITFPGVKLRTFQVLLQYLYTDTIPTLKTRECLPIVELGNRLCLPRLISLVENEIIDLFQRVIQAGGDVSEDCIYLLEPLQMHNAHQLVEWCLTCMATNYNHVCNKHAKQLRSLHPENQAYLNRHRWPPVWYLKDYDYYERCLVERQREENPIKPLKRSRNTAGCLCFTSKSRRNAEKQNYRTIRAMDTLSLLRASLRRIRRWSPAS from the exons ATGGATAATGAACAGCCGCATCAGGAACTGGTGAAATGTGTGGTTGTGGGAGACACAGCGGTGGGCAAGACCCGCCTTATCTGCGCTCGGGCCTACAACAAgcagttctctctctcacagctGCTCAACACACATGTGCCCACTGTCTTTGCCATCGACCAGTACAGGATATACAAGGAG GTTTTGGAACGGTCTTGTGTGGTAGTTGACGGTGTGAATGTCTCCCTACGATTATGGGACACCTTTGGGGACCATGACAAAGACCGACGTTTTGCCTACGGCAG GTCAGATGTGGTGCTGCTATGTTTCTCCGTGGCAAACCCAGTGTCTCTGCGAAACTGCCGGGTCATGTGGTACCCAGAGATCCGGCGTTTCTGCCCCAACACTCCAATCCTCCTTGTGGGCTGCAAGAATGACCTTAGATATATTTGTAAAGATGAGCAGTACTTGAGCTATTGTCGAGACAGGTCACCTCTCGTTAG ACCAGTCCGAGAGTGTGACCTGGTCATGCCATGTGAGGGAAGAGCAGTTGCCCGTGAGATTGGTGTAGAATACTATGAGACATCGGTGCTTACTTACTTTGGGGTAAATGAGATATTTGACAATGTGATTCGAGCCGCCCTCATATCCCGGAGACAACAGCGCTTCTGGATGACCAACCTCAAGCGCGTCCAGCGACCTACGTTACAG GTGCCTTTCTGCCCGCCCAAGCCCAAGGTTCAGGATCCTTCTACTGTTGGGAGCACATTGCGTGAGGATTTCCACTGTCTTCTCACAAGCGCTGCCTTCACAGACCTGGTGCTGGTTGCTGGAGGTGGACCCACGGCTGGGGGCACCATTGTCCATGCTCATAG GTTTTTGGTGGCCTCTGCATCAACTGCCTTCCATAAGCTGCTCATGACTGACCTCTCTGACTGTGTTACTACACGCCGCAGCTCAGATTCGAGCATG TTGAGTGGAACATTTGGTGATACCAACCTTGGGAACTTCAACTCTGATACTGAATGTCTCCTTGGTAATGATCATAGTCTGCAACGCCCAGCAAG TCGCCTTCGGGAGGCTGTAAAGAGGAGATCAAGTATGCAGACTTTACCCCAAGAACAACACCCGGGTATTCACAGAGAACTTAACCATGCAGCCTTCCAAGCCATTAGTATAGAACAA TGGGATGACAGAGGTAGTGACAGAAATTCTTCAGATCGTAGCCCACGCCAGTCCCCAGCCTGGGTCCCAGTTCAGACAGTAGTGCAACTCAGTAAGCTAGTGAGCAATTCTGCTTTACGTATTATTGTACATTTCCTCTACACGGGCACAATCTTCTGCCGTGAATGCCATCTGCCAACAGTGGAGCTTAGCGAACTGAAGCAAGCAGCAGAGTTCTTAGAATTGCCTGAACTCCAGACATATGTTACCAACCTAATGAACAAGGAGGAGTTCCTCAATAACGACCTCTCTCAGCAGTACCTGCAG ATGTTGTGTGGTCGACTAAAGGAACTGTGCTTAGAAGGTGGACTCTTCTCAGATGTCCTTTTCCAGTTAGAAGATGGCACAGCCTCTGTCCACAGACCTCTGCTCATGTCGCGCTGTGACATGATGCATGCCATGTTCTCTGGAGACTTCAGAGAAAGCAATGCCAAAGTG ATTACCTTCCCGGGTGTAAAGCTCAGAACGTTCCAGGTCCTGTTACAGTACTTGTATACTGACACTATACCCACACTCAAGACCAGAGAATGTCTTCCCATTGTGGAGCTGGGCAACCGCTTGTGTCTTCCTCGTCTCATATCATTGGTCGAAAACGAGATCATTGATCTTTTCCAGCGAGTGATACAGGCCGGCGGTGATGTCAGTGAGGATTGCATCTACCTTCTTGAGCCATTACAG ATGCACAATGCTCATCAGCTAGTGGAGTGGTGCCTCACATGTATGGCAACAAACTACAACCACGTCTGTAACAAGCATGCAAAGCAATTGCGTTCACTCCACCCAGAAAATCAGGCATATTTGAATAGACATCGATGGCCTCCTGTCTG GTACCTCAAAGACTATGATTATTATGAGAGGTGTTTAGTTGAGCGACAGCGAGAAGAAAACCCCATCAAACCCCTGAAGAGGTCTCGGAACACTGCTGGCTGTCTCTGCTTCACATCCAAGAGCCGCAGGAATGCAGAGAAACAAAACTATCGCACAAT AAGGGCCATGGACACCTTAAGCCTGTTGCGTGCGTCTTTGAGAAGGATCAGGAGATGGAGCCCTGCCAGCTAG